The sequence below is a genomic window from Halolamina litorea.
CCGAGCGCTACGAGACCATCGTCGAAGCGCTGGGCTATCCCGCCTACGTCGTCGACGAGGAAGGGGAGTTCCGCTTCGTGAACGAGGCGTTCGCCGACCTCACCGGCTACAGCGTCGAGGAGATCATCGGCGCCGAACCGGCCCTGATCAAGTCCCCCGAGGGCGTCGACCGTGCGGCGTCGGAACTCGGCGACGTGCTCTCTGCCACCGGGGCGGACACCGCCCGCTTCGACGTGGACATCCTGACGGCCGACGGGGAGGCGATCCCCTGCCGGGATCACATGGCCGCGCTGCCGTACGAGGGCGAGGAGTTCGAGGGCTCCGTGGGGATCCTCCGGAACGTCGCCGCCGAACGCGAACGCGAGCGCGAACTCCACCAGTTCCAGCGCATGGTCGAGACCGCCGGCGAGGCGATCGCCGCACTCGACGCGGAGGGACGGGTGACCTACGCCAACGAGGCGTTCCACGACCTCCTCAGCGTCGACGCCGACGACATCGTCGGCGAGCCGTACATGGCGCCGCTGGTGTGGAAGGGCGACGACCCCGACCCGGTGACGGAGCTACTCGCCCGGTCGCCGCCGGCGACGCGAACGTTCGAGACGCCGGTCGCGGGCTCGGACCGACGGGTCGAGACGACGCTTTCGGTCTCACGGGCCAACGAGGAGCGAGTGGTCACCGCCGTCGTCCGCGACGCCGGCACCATCGACGACGACCTCGACGTCGACCTCGGTGCCCGCGTGCTGGAGGAGGCCTCCATCGGCATCACCCTCACCGGCCCCCGCCGTGAGGGCTGTCCGATCCTGTTCGTCAACGACGCGTTCTGTGCGATCACCGGCTACGACCGCGAGGACGTGATCGGCGAGAGCCACAACTTCCTGCAGGGTCCGGCGACCGAGCAGCGCGCCACGGAGACGCTCCGGCGTGGCCTCGACGAGGGGGAATCCGTCGACACCGAACTGCTGAACTACCGCGCCGACGGCACGCCGTTCTGGAACCGTGTCGAGATCGAACCCGTCCGCGAGGAGGACGGCACGGTCACGCACTTCCTCGGCTTCCAGCGCGACGTGACCGACGAGCGGATGGCCGTTCGGGAGGCGTCGCGCCACGAGGAGCGCATCGAGCGACTCACCAGCGACCTGAGCCACGACATCAAGACGCCGCTCTCGGTCGCACAGGGTCACCTCGAACTGCTCGCTGAGGAGGGGAGCGTCGACCCCGAACGGGTCGAAACGATCGACGACGCGCTCGACCGGTCGCTCGAACTGCTCTCGGAGTTCCGGACGCTCGTCGAGACCGGCGCCAGCGTCCACGACCCGGCGGAGGTCGACCTCGACGCGCTCGTGGCCGAGGCGTGGGGCAGCGCCGCCGCCGAGGAAGCGACGCTCTCCATCGACGAACCCGGACAGGTGCTCGCGGACCCCCAGCGACTCAAGCGGCTGTTCGAGAACCTCTTCCGGAACAGCATCGACCACGCCGGCGCGGACGTACACGTCACCGTGGGTGCGCTCCCGAACGGCTTCTACGTCGCCGACGACGGTCCGGGGGTCCCGCCGGCGGAGCGCGACCGCGTCTTCGATTCGGGCTACAGCAGCCGCGACGACGGCCACGGCAGCGGGCTCGCCATCGTCGAACAGATCGTCGACGCCCACGGCTGGGGGGTCGAGGTGACCGGCTCGGAGGCCGGCGGCGCCCGCTTCGAGTTCACCGGTATCCGGCTCCCACGACGGCTCCCGAGCGAGGTGTGAGCCGCCACTCCGACTTCTCGGTCGCCCGCTGAACGGCCGCGGGTGGACGAGAGAACCGTCGTTCGTCGGGGGCGTCACGGTCTCGCTCGGAACGCGCTCACGACGTGAGGTCTTCGGACGTGACGGCGATGGGTGCCAGCGCTTCGACGACGAACGGCCGGTGTGTCTCGCCGACGATTGCGACGCCGGCCCCGCCGTCGTCGGGCAGATGGGCCCGGATCTGGTCGGCCATGTGGCGCTCGCGGATCGGATACTCCACGTGGTTCCAGAGGTCGCCGTGGGGTGTCGCCGAGGCGACGACGACGAACGTGACGAACGCGGCCACCCAGCCGCCGACCGAGAGAATGACGTACACGACGGCGAGGAGGCCGAACACGACGTGGAGCCACTCGAACACCGTCGGGAGGTAGAACAGCCCCGCTGCCCGCTGTTTGCGGGATAGCTCGACGTAGTGAAGCTCCGCGTTGTTGGCTTCCGCCAGCGAGATGGCCGCCCGCTCACACCACGACCCCGGCGGTGAGACCGGGGTGTCCGACCGGAGGCTCGGCGCGAGCCACCCCAGCGGCCGCCAGAGGAGCGCCTGCCGCAAGCTCCGTTCCTCCCGGTTCAACGCTTCGTGGTACACTTTCGTGACGCCGTCCGGTGCCCGTTCGGGGATCCGCCGGACCAACGTCTCGTCGTTGTGGGCGACTCCGAAGACGTGCACGCTCGGCGGTTCTGTCGTCATTCACTTCGGCGCGTCCCCGACGCCGGTCGACACGCTCCCGGCGGGTGGGGACCCCGACCGACGGGCGTGGCGCTCGACGGGTAGTAACGAAGCGAGGACGTGAGTAGTTCCACCAGGATTCGAACCTGGGTCGTTGCCCCCAGAAGGCAACAGGATTGGCCACTACCCCATGGAACTCTTCGACACGACGTCCGTCTGCCCGACGGGTGTGCCTTCGCACTCCCTCGTAGCCCGCTGGGAACCA
It includes:
- a CDS encoding PAS domain S-box protein, with amino-acid sequence MSAVGISDTQISVVVIDDDESFLSMTEAFLDNYDDLSVVATTDHDSVLEAVEAGTADCVVSDYDMPGMDGLELLETVREADSSLPYILYTGRGSEDVASDAISAGVTDYLQKGGSRDVYRLLANRIRNAVAETRVRGRAERYETIVEALGYPAYVVDEEGEFRFVNEAFADLTGYSVEEIIGAEPALIKSPEGVDRAASELGDVLSATGADTARFDVDILTADGEAIPCRDHMAALPYEGEEFEGSVGILRNVAAERERERELHQFQRMVETAGEAIAALDAEGRVTYANEAFHDLLSVDADDIVGEPYMAPLVWKGDDPDPVTELLARSPPATRTFETPVAGSDRRVETTLSVSRANEERVVTAVVRDAGTIDDDLDVDLGARVLEEASIGITLTGPRREGCPILFVNDAFCAITGYDREDVIGESHNFLQGPATEQRATETLRRGLDEGESVDTELLNYRADGTPFWNRVEIEPVREEDGTVTHFLGFQRDVTDERMAVREASRHEERIERLTSDLSHDIKTPLSVAQGHLELLAEEGSVDPERVETIDDALDRSLELLSEFRTLVETGASVHDPAEVDLDALVAEAWGSAAAEEATLSIDEPGQVLADPQRLKRLFENLFRNSIDHAGADVHVTVGALPNGFYVADDGPGVPPAERDRVFDSGYSSRDDGHGSGLAIVEQIVDAHGWGVEVTGSEAGGARFEFTGIRLPRRLPSEV